Proteins from one Halopseudomonas pelagia genomic window:
- a CDS encoding sensor histidine kinase yields MINVTSYWTESKIEPDSATKPGTRPFNLLRWYSWLSLILITAVALVLGAVSAHFVVNESIERDLMLSAQFVRAVAEAEIRHSVLPETLTMGDLVDLRRLTDQDLPLEVVHDVRGEFLDHITHLPDALLANIYATDRRVIWSTNPDLIGHQSAANGNLDEAFSSKGRVGSTYFHVSAENHHEEQQFIRHPRTFFIENYIPLLDLNGDVAIVVEIYKEPNDLVARIKRGMWLIASTTIIGAATLYLGLFWIVRRASLVLAYQQQKLVENETYVAMGEMSSAIAHSLRNPLATIRSSAELALELDQEPAKKNINDIINQVDRMSAWVRELLQTSRPMSSRVRPVELVPIIEDALSACQLQLQTFRIDVDFAPQEQPLVLAHRVLLSQVLNSVLSNAIEAMPHGGVLRLRMDIDTATGKLVLSISDTGNGMSNQQRTMAFKPFFTTKQGGLGVGLVTVKRIMERFGGEVTLSSYEQRGTTIDLGFSLAQGS; encoded by the coding sequence ATCCTGATCACTGCGGTCGCTCTTGTATTGGGCGCCGTGTCTGCACATTTCGTCGTAAACGAAAGTATTGAACGTGACCTGATGCTCAGCGCGCAGTTTGTAAGGGCAGTGGCTGAAGCAGAAATCAGGCATTCGGTCCTGCCTGAAACTCTGACAATGGGCGATCTAGTCGACCTGCGGCGGCTGACAGACCAAGATTTGCCTCTTGAAGTGGTTCATGACGTGCGCGGCGAATTTCTCGACCATATCACCCATCTTCCCGACGCTTTACTGGCGAATATCTACGCCACCGACCGCCGTGTTATCTGGTCTACCAACCCCGACCTGATAGGTCATCAAAGCGCAGCCAACGGTAACCTGGATGAAGCCTTCAGCTCAAAAGGACGGGTAGGCTCCACTTATTTTCATGTCTCTGCGGAAAATCACCATGAGGAGCAGCAGTTCATCCGGCATCCGCGCACCTTCTTTATTGAGAACTATATTCCACTGCTGGATCTGAACGGAGATGTCGCAATAGTCGTCGAAATCTACAAGGAGCCCAATGATCTGGTCGCGCGGATCAAGCGAGGCATGTGGCTGATTGCATCGACGACCATCATTGGCGCGGCGACTCTTTATCTCGGGCTGTTCTGGATTGTGCGCAGAGCATCCCTGGTGCTGGCCTATCAGCAGCAGAAACTGGTTGAGAACGAAACCTACGTGGCGATGGGCGAAATGTCCTCCGCCATAGCACACAGTTTGCGTAACCCGCTGGCCACCATTCGCTCCAGCGCCGAGCTGGCGCTTGAGCTTGATCAGGAGCCAGCGAAGAAAAACATCAACGACATTATCAACCAGGTCGACCGCATGTCTGCCTGGGTGCGTGAGCTTCTGCAGACCTCGCGCCCAATGTCCAGCCGGGTCAGGCCCGTCGAGCTGGTACCTATCATTGAAGATGCCCTGAGCGCGTGCCAATTGCAGCTACAAACCTTTCGCATCGACGTCGATTTCGCGCCGCAGGAACAACCTCTGGTGCTGGCCCATCGTGTACTGCTGTCGCAGGTGCTGAACAGCGTGCTGTCCAATGCCATCGAAGCCATGCCCCACGGCGGGGTGCTGCGGCTGCGGATGGACATCGACACTGCCACCGGAAAGCTGGTGCTGTCTATCAGCGACACCGGCAACGGGATGTCAAATCAACAACGCACGATGGCCTTCAAACCCTTTTTTACCACCAAGCAGGGGGGCCTGGGAGTGGGCCTGGTTACGGTCAAGCGGATCATGGAGCGATTCGGCGGTGAAGTCACACTCAGCAGCTATGAGCAACGCGGTACTACAATTGATTTGGGGTTCAGCCTGGCCCAAGGATCATGA
- a CDS encoding MFS transporter: MAAPQNAISSADTQQALSPQTVFTLAAGAGLSVASIYYSHPMLPSMGAELRVSVAAIGLVATLTQVGYALGLLLLIPLGDRFDRRNVILAKGLLLALALVLCSISGGVNTLLLTSLLIGAAATLAQDIVPASAALAPEATRGKTVGSVMTGLLVGILLSRVISGFVGEYLGWRVMYGLAAVSIVLITVCLWRVLPRFTPNTGVSYAKLLLSMGLLWRHYPALRYAAFAQCLLAVAFSAFWTTLAIMLHDDFGLGSATAGLFGLAGVAGALIAPLAGKQADRFGPHRVTLVGAIIVIVSFASMFLLPLLDTQSRLILIALSALGFDLGVQATLIAHQTLIYGLDPEARGRLNAVFFTTMFVGMAAGSAMGAFLLANVGWLGVVALATLAGVGCLLIRLGAGRRTV, from the coding sequence ATGGCCGCCCCCCAGAATGCGATCTCTTCCGCGGATACGCAGCAGGCGTTATCGCCACAGACCGTATTTACCCTGGCTGCCGGTGCCGGCCTGAGTGTCGCCTCCATCTACTACAGTCATCCGATGCTACCCAGCATGGGCGCGGAGCTGCGGGTCAGCGTTGCTGCGATTGGACTGGTAGCGACCCTGACGCAAGTCGGCTATGCCCTCGGCCTGTTGCTGCTGATTCCGCTGGGCGATCGCTTTGACCGGCGCAACGTGATTCTTGCCAAGGGTTTGTTGCTGGCATTGGCGCTGGTGCTTTGCAGTATTTCCGGTGGTGTTAACACTCTTCTGTTGACCAGCTTGCTGATCGGCGCCGCCGCCACACTTGCCCAGGATATCGTCCCGGCATCGGCGGCCTTGGCCCCGGAAGCCACGCGTGGGAAGACGGTTGGTAGCGTGATGACCGGTCTGCTGGTCGGTATTCTGCTGTCCAGGGTGATCAGTGGTTTTGTTGGTGAATACCTGGGTTGGCGCGTGATGTATGGGCTGGCGGCGGTCAGCATAGTGCTGATCACGGTATGCCTGTGGCGCGTCCTGCCGCGCTTTACGCCCAATACCGGTGTCAGCTATGCAAAGTTGTTGCTGTCGATGGGGCTGCTCTGGCGTCATTATCCGGCGCTACGCTATGCCGCCTTCGCTCAGTGCCTGTTGGCCGTGGCGTTCAGCGCCTTCTGGACCACGCTGGCCATCATGCTGCACGACGACTTCGGCCTCGGCAGCGCCACCGCCGGGCTGTTCGGCCTGGCCGGTGTTGCTGGCGCCTTGATCGCGCCGCTGGCGGGCAAACAGGCCGACCGCTTCGGCCCACACCGGGTTACCTTGGTCGGCGCGATTATCGTGATCGTCTCCTTCGCTTCGATGTTCCTGCTGCCGTTACTGGATACCCAGAGCCGGCTGATTCTGATTGCATTAAGCGCGCTCGGGTTTGATTTGGGCGTACAGGCCACCCTGATCGCGCATCAGACGCTGATCTACGGTCTGGATCCGGAAGCCCGTGGGCGTCTGAACGCGGTGTTTTTTACCACGATGTTCGTCGGCATGGCCGCCGGCTCGGCAATGGGCGCATTCCTGCTTGCCAATGTGGGCTGGCTGGGTGTGGTCGCGCTGGCGACCTTGGCAGGTGTGGGCTGTTTGCTGATTCGGTTGGGGGCAGGGCGGAGAACTGTTTGA
- a CDS encoding sigma-54-dependent transcriptional regulator, whose product MDKTILVVEDDSLLAENIQNYLQRRGYEAVICDSAESALELLYTMRPDVVLTDNSLPGMSGIELIRKLQASAPNLKTIMMTGYGNIENAVEAMQAGAFHYLTKPIALSELKVLMEKAFGTLKLEQKLSFYQKREAENAGFETLIGGSPAMLALKDRISRILAAEGLMKNTNLPVVMIEGETGTGKELVARALHFEGARRDNPFVEINCAAIPPQLLEAELFGHEKGAFTDAKERRVGLVETADGGTLFLDEVGELDLAMQAKLLKLLEDRSLRRVGSAKERKVDVRIISATNCDLEQMVRQGRFRKDLFFRLRIISLKVPSLRDRGADVLLLARYFLDLHGKRYGKPDLQFSPDAEDLIASYSWPGNVRELKNMLEQAALLAPDQVVSVAQLSLCPSLATTYARRIGDLDNARFARQVDSSEEVANAGCGKDKVLGALERTDWNVTKSARMLGITRDMLRYKIEKMGLVRPERHS is encoded by the coding sequence ATGGATAAGACAATTCTGGTAGTAGAGGATGACAGCCTGTTGGCGGAAAACATCCAAAATTATCTTCAACGCAGGGGTTATGAGGCGGTTATCTGCGATTCTGCCGAAAGTGCACTGGAATTGCTGTACACCATGCGTCCTGACGTTGTGTTGACCGACAACTCCTTGCCGGGCATGAGCGGCATTGAGCTGATCAGAAAACTGCAGGCCAGCGCGCCCAACCTGAAAACCATCATGATGACGGGTTACGGCAACATCGAAAATGCCGTGGAGGCGATGCAAGCTGGCGCGTTTCATTACCTGACCAAACCCATCGCGCTATCCGAGCTGAAAGTGCTGATGGAAAAGGCCTTTGGCACGCTGAAGCTGGAGCAGAAACTGTCGTTCTACCAGAAACGCGAAGCCGAGAATGCCGGATTTGAAACACTGATAGGCGGATCGCCGGCCATGCTGGCGCTCAAGGATCGCATCTCCCGGATACTGGCCGCTGAAGGTCTGATGAAAAACACCAATCTGCCGGTGGTGATGATCGAAGGCGAGACGGGCACTGGCAAGGAACTGGTCGCCCGCGCTCTGCACTTCGAAGGCGCAAGGCGTGACAACCCATTCGTTGAAATCAATTGCGCAGCCATCCCGCCGCAGCTGCTCGAAGCCGAACTTTTCGGTCATGAGAAAGGTGCTTTTACCGATGCAAAGGAGCGCCGGGTCGGGCTAGTAGAAACGGCCGATGGCGGCACCCTGTTTCTGGATGAAGTCGGCGAGCTGGATCTGGCCATGCAGGCCAAGTTGCTCAAACTGCTGGAAGACCGATCCTTGCGGCGCGTTGGCTCCGCCAAGGAACGCAAGGTGGATGTGCGTATCATCAGCGCGACGAACTGTGATCTTGAGCAAATGGTTCGTCAGGGCCGTTTCCGCAAGGACTTGTTCTTCCGCCTGCGTATCATTTCGCTCAAGGTCCCGAGCCTGAGGGACCGCGGAGCAGACGTGCTGCTGTTGGCGCGGTACTTTCTGGATCTGCATGGCAAACGCTACGGCAAACCCGATCTGCAATTCTCCCCCGATGCGGAAGATCTCATCGCCAGCTACAGCTGGCCAGGCAACGTCAGAGAGCTGAAAAACATGTTGGAACAGGCAGCCTTGCTGGCGCCGGATCAGGTGGTGAGCGTCGCTCAGCTGAGCCTCTGCCCCAGCCTGGCTACCACTTATGCGCGGCGAATTGGCGATCTGGACAACGCTCGATTCGCCCGGCAAGTGGACAGTAGTGAAGAGGTAGCCAATGCGGGTTGTGGGAAGGATAAGGTCTTGGGTGCTCTGGAGCGAACCGACTGGAACGTGACCAAGTCAGCGCGGATGCTGGGCATAACGCGGGACATGTTGCGCTACAAGATCGAGAAGATGGGCCTGGTGCGGCCTGAGCGGCATTCGTGA